In one Neobacillus sp. CF12 genomic region, the following are encoded:
- the purK gene encoding 5-(carboxyamino)imidazole ribonucleotide synthase, whose product MSNEAILPGQTIGIIGGGQLGRMMALSARAMGYRIAVLDPVEDSPCGQVADYKVIGDYDDLDAIRKLAEVSDVITYEFENIDARALEWLCNQAYVPQGKNLLEITQDRVKEKAAIANAGVQVAPYAVINSLNDLHENCEQLGYPVVLKTARGGYDGKGQVVLKNSQDIEKAQVLLENGQCILEKWISFTKEISVIIVRSAKGETAVFPVGENIHQDNILHQTIAPARISKQAEDRAIQSAIQLANAFELVGTLAVEMFLTAGDNIYINELAPRPHNSGHYTIEACETSQFEQHIRAVCNLPLGKTELLKPAVMVNILGEHVQNVLDKVTNVRDWKVHLYGKSEAKFKRKMGHVTILCDSVETAIEEVEKSLIWEDKSLEAKR is encoded by the coding sequence TTGTCTAATGAAGCTATTTTACCGGGTCAGACAATCGGAATAATTGGCGGCGGCCAGCTGGGAAGAATGATGGCCCTTTCCGCAAGAGCAATGGGTTATCGAATTGCTGTATTAGACCCTGTTGAAGATTCTCCTTGCGGTCAGGTGGCAGATTATAAGGTAATTGGTGACTATGATGATTTAGACGCGATAAGGAAGCTCGCTGAAGTAAGTGATGTCATTACGTATGAATTTGAAAATATCGATGCCCGAGCGTTAGAATGGCTATGTAATCAAGCTTATGTGCCACAAGGTAAGAACTTACTAGAAATTACTCAAGACCGCGTGAAAGAAAAAGCAGCAATTGCAAACGCTGGTGTCCAGGTGGCGCCATATGCGGTGATTAATTCCTTGAATGACCTTCATGAAAATTGTGAACAGCTTGGCTATCCCGTTGTATTGAAAACAGCGCGAGGCGGTTATGACGGCAAAGGGCAAGTAGTTCTTAAAAATAGTCAGGATATTGAAAAGGCTCAAGTCCTTCTTGAAAACGGACAATGTATCTTGGAAAAATGGATTTCTTTTACGAAAGAAATTTCAGTCATTATCGTTAGAAGTGCAAAAGGTGAAACAGCGGTATTCCCGGTTGGAGAAAATATTCATCAGGATAATATACTCCACCAAACCATTGCTCCAGCACGTATTAGTAAACAAGCGGAGGATAGGGCAATTCAATCTGCGATACAACTTGCTAATGCATTTGAGTTAGTGGGAACACTGGCGGTTGAAATGTTTTTAACAGCGGGGGATAACATTTACATAAATGAACTCGCTCCTAGACCGCATAATTCAGGGCATTATACGATAGAGGCATGTGAAACATCACAATTCGAACAGCATATCAGGGCTGTGTGTAACCTGCCCCTCGGTAAGACAGAGCTATTAAAGCCTGCCGTTATGGTAAATATATTAGGAGAGCATGTTCAAAACGTGTTAGATAAAGTAACAAACGTACGTGATTGGAAAGTTCATTTATATGGTAAAAGTGAGGCAAAATTCAAAAGAAAAATGGGGCATGTAACCATTCTTTGTGATTCTGTTGAGACTGCCATTGAAGAAGTTGAGAAAAGTTTGATTTGGGAAGATAAAAGTCTGGAGGCAAAAAGATGA
- the purE gene encoding 5-(carboxyamino)imidazole ribonucleotide mutase produces the protein MNPIVAVIMGSKSDWETMKHTCEILDQLEVPYEKKVVSAHRTPDLMFDFAENARVRGIKVIIAGAGGAAHLPGMVAAKTTLPVIGVPVQSKALNGMDSLLSIVQMPAGVPVATVAIGKAGATNAGLLAAQIVSITDSKIQERLEQVRLESKMTVIESSDQLV, from the coding sequence ATGAATCCGATTGTGGCGGTAATAATGGGGAGCAAATCAGATTGGGAAACGATGAAGCACACTTGTGAAATCCTTGACCAGCTAGAGGTTCCGTATGAAAAAAAGGTGGTTTCAGCCCACCGCACTCCAGATTTAATGTTTGATTTTGCAGAGAATGCTAGAGTAAGAGGAATTAAAGTGATTATCGCTGGTGCAGGTGGAGCGGCACATTTACCTGGTATGGTTGCAGCAAAGACAACTCTGCCAGTTATCGGGGTTCCTGTTCAATCAAAGGCATTGAATGGAATGGACTCATTATTGTCTATCGTGCAAATGCCAGCAGGTGTACCGGTGGCAACGGTGGCAATTGGTAAAGCAGGGGCAACCAATGCAGGGTTATTGGCAGCCCAAATTGTATCGATTACCGACTCGAAAATACAAGAACGATTAGAACAAGTCCGTTTGGAGTCTAAAATGACGGTAATAGAAAGTAGTGATCAACTTGTCTAA
- a CDS encoding NETI motif-containing protein, translated as MSKKKMKFEVQENESIDACLERMKKQGFIPVRRTEKPIFQEVISGKETSYEPVGRQIVFEGVSID; from the coding sequence ATGAGTAAAAAGAAAATGAAATTTGAGGTACAAGAAAATGAAAGTATTGATGCTTGTTTAGAAAGGATGAAAAAACAGGGATTTATACCTGTTCGCCGCACGGAAAAACCAATCTTTCAGGAGGTAATTAGTGGAAAGGAAACTTCCTATGAACCGGTTGGAAGGCAGATTGTCTTTGAGGGCGTAAGTATTGATTAA
- a CDS encoding DUF5698 domain-containing protein yields MMILVILIINIVYVSFFTIRMILTLKGQRYLAAFLSMIEVVIYVLGLGLVLNNLNEIQNLIAYAVGYGIGVIVGMKIEEKLALGYITVNVITKEYDKNLPKILREKGFGVTNWAAHGLEGDRMALQILTPRKFELKLYDTIKSLDSKAFIISYEPKAIHGGFWVKSVKKGKLFS; encoded by the coding sequence ATGATGATTTTGGTTATCTTAATTATCAATATCGTTTATGTTTCTTTTTTTACGATAAGAATGATACTAACGTTAAAAGGCCAGCGATATTTGGCGGCGTTTCTTAGTATGATTGAGGTAGTTATTTATGTGTTAGGTCTTGGGCTTGTTCTGAATAACCTTAATGAAATTCAAAATCTTATTGCTTATGCGGTGGGGTATGGTATTGGGGTTATTGTTGGGATGAAAATTGAGGAAAAGCTTGCTTTGGGGTATATTACGGTTAATGTAATAACAAAAGAATACGATAAGAATTTACCTAAGATTTTAAGAGAAAAGGGATTTGGGGTGACGAATTGGGCAGCTCATGGCCTTGAGGGCGACCGAATGGCCCTTCAAATTTTGACTCCAAGAAAATTCGAACTTAAATTATACGATACAATTAAAAGTTTGGATTCAAAAGCATTCATTATTTCCTATGAACCAAAGGCCATCCATGGCGGCTTTTGGGTAAAGTCAGTAAAGAAAGGGAAGTTATTTTCATGA
- a CDS encoding FtsX-like permease family protein, with protein MTFRQFAFRNVIRNKRTYAAYFLSSAFSVMIFFVYALFIFHPDIKEGVTASTAIELMSAAEVIMYVFSFLFVLYSVSTFLKSRKREFGILMMHGMTRNQLNTMVFLENMLIGIAAIITGIGAGIITGKLFLMIGSRMIGIESLPFYLSGKALGWTVGAFLVLFLCIFIFTTTLVRVNKLIDLFQAGEKPKKEPKVSKVLSILSAILLITGYYLAATTTLETMFFRILPVIGMTIIGTYFFYTQLSLFLTKLLQKNRLLFWKKTNLITFSSLAYRLKDNARMFFMVTIVSTVAFCAVGTLASMNVLTKEFRDNYPAAISYIAKGEHPIHEQNLQQIKQELKEKNVVYSTLKIPIKYIEIIDSSDEYARERVPVVAFSDYKKSSEMAGYSFTEKELAGTESLALLTASLETFDHQTYTLKQEKIKLLQNKETEHVVFPYQILFSEGLVISDDLYQKLSAASTDTFIGFYTDEFEKTAGIADHLVEDGAAYAPRDDEAIDPKEYAMTVSGTLYHLKMSMYRMSLFVALLTGAFFFIAAGSFLYFRLYADLEYDRRLYLTIKKVGLTDGELNKIVTRQLVLLFFVPIIVAMIHSVFAYMALQSLFTMSIATEMMIVLACFFIAQVIYFLFIRHHYLRNLKKTLI; from the coding sequence ATGACCTTTCGACAATTCGCCTTTAGAAATGTAATCCGCAATAAGCGGACCTACGCGGCCTACTTTTTAAGCAGCGCGTTCTCAGTTATGATTTTCTTTGTTTATGCTTTGTTTATTTTTCATCCTGATATTAAAGAAGGGGTAACTGCTTCCACTGCGATTGAACTGATGTCAGCGGCAGAAGTGATCATGTACGTATTTTCTTTCTTGTTTGTTCTATACTCAGTCAGCACATTTTTGAAGTCTCGTAAACGGGAATTTGGAATCTTAATGATGCATGGCATGACGAGAAACCAGTTAAACACCATGGTTTTTTTAGAAAATATGTTGATCGGTATTGCTGCTATTATTACTGGGATTGGCGCAGGGATCATCACAGGTAAATTGTTTTTGATGATCGGCTCGAGAATGATTGGAATAGAGTCACTGCCATTCTATTTATCAGGAAAAGCACTAGGGTGGACGGTCGGAGCCTTTTTGGTATTATTCTTATGTATTTTTATTTTTACTACGACTTTAGTTAGAGTTAATAAGTTAATTGATTTATTTCAGGCAGGTGAAAAGCCGAAAAAAGAGCCAAAGGTTTCTAAAGTGCTCTCAATCTTGTCTGCGATTCTATTAATTACGGGTTATTACCTAGCGGCAACAACCACACTAGAAACGATGTTTTTTCGAATTCTACCTGTTATTGGAATGACCATTATTGGAACCTATTTCTTTTATACCCAACTGTCTTTATTCCTTACTAAATTGCTTCAAAAGAATCGTTTACTTTTTTGGAAGAAAACAAATTTGATTACCTTCTCAAGTCTTGCATACCGCTTAAAGGATAATGCCCGGATGTTTTTCATGGTTACCATCGTTTCCACAGTCGCTTTTTGTGCAGTGGGAACACTTGCATCTATGAATGTGTTGACGAAGGAATTTCGCGATAATTATCCCGCGGCAATAAGTTATATTGCAAAGGGTGAACACCCCATTCACGAGCAAAACTTACAGCAAATCAAACAGGAGTTAAAAGAGAAAAATGTAGTTTATTCTACACTAAAAATTCCTATTAAATATATTGAAATTATTGATTCATCTGACGAATATGCACGCGAGAGGGTGCCAGTAGTAGCATTTTCTGATTATAAAAAGTCATCCGAAATGGCTGGTTATTCTTTTACAGAGAAGGAGTTAGCAGGGACAGAAAGCTTAGCATTGCTAACAGCGTCACTTGAGACCTTTGATCACCAGACCTATACATTAAAACAAGAGAAGATTAAGCTGCTACAAAATAAGGAAACAGAACATGTTGTTTTTCCTTATCAAATTTTATTTAGTGAAGGTCTTGTCATTAGTGATGACTTGTATCAAAAACTTTCAGCGGCAAGCACGGATACATTTATCGGCTTTTATACAGATGAGTTTGAAAAAACAGCCGGGATCGCTGATCATCTTGTAGAAGATGGAGCTGCTTATGCTCCAAGGGACGATGAGGCTATTGATCCAAAAGAATACGCCATGACGGTTAGTGGTACCTTGTATCATCTTAAAATGAGCATGTATCGGATGAGTTTGTTTGTTGCCCTGCTTACTGGCGCATTCTTCTTTATTGCTGCTGGCAGTTTCTTGTATTTCCGCCTGTATGCAGATTTAGAATACGACCGCCGCTTGTATTTAACCATTAAAAAGGTTGGCTTGACGGATGGGGAGCTAAATAAGATTGTTACCCGCCAGCTTGTCCTCCTTTTCTTTGTTCCTATCATCGTAGCAATGATTCACAGTGTTTTTGCTTACATGGCATTGCAAAGTCTTTTCACAATGTCCATTGCTACTGAGATGATGATTGTACTTGCGTGCTTCTTTATTGCTCAAGTCATTTATTTCTTATTCATCCGTCATCATTATTTAAGGAATTTGAAAAAGACGCTAATCTAA
- a CDS encoding ABC transporter ATP-binding protein, translating into MSILTVKQLAKIYEGKVAHKALDNINFSIEKGEFVGIMGPSGSGKTTLLNLISTIDQPSSGEVIINGKNPHQLNRKDTALFRRHELGFVFQHFNLLDTLTVEENIVLPLTLDGVKVSEMDKKLQQVAKKLGIDSILKKRTYEISGGQMQRTAIARAIIHQPALILADEPTGNLDSKSAKDVMETISTINKEDGATALMVTHDAVAASYCNRVIFIKDGQLYNEIYRGDNRQAFFQKIIDMLALLGGNSHDLSTIRL; encoded by the coding sequence TTGTCTATTTTAACAGTAAAACAATTAGCAAAAATATATGAGGGAAAAGTAGCGCACAAAGCCTTGGATAATATTAATTTTTCAATTGAAAAAGGTGAATTTGTTGGCATAATGGGTCCATCTGGGAGCGGAAAAACGACCCTGTTAAATTTAATTTCCACCATCGATCAGCCTAGTTCAGGCGAAGTCATAATCAATGGCAAAAATCCTCATCAATTAAATCGAAAAGATACTGCATTGTTCCGCAGGCATGAACTTGGGTTTGTTTTTCAACATTTTAATTTACTTGATACTCTAACCGTAGAGGAGAATATCGTCCTTCCACTTACGTTAGATGGAGTGAAGGTTAGTGAGATGGATAAGAAACTGCAACAGGTTGCAAAAAAACTTGGGATTGACTCCATTTTAAAAAAGCGTACGTATGAGATTTCTGGTGGACAGATGCAAAGAACAGCAATCGCTCGGGCGATTATTCATCAGCCTGCGCTCATTTTAGCAGATGAACCTACTGGTAACTTAGATTCAAAATCTGCTAAAGATGTTATGGAAACCATCTCAACGATTAATAAAGAAGATGGGGCTACTGCTTTAATGGTGACACATGATGCCGTTGCAGCGAGTTACTGCAACCGGGTTATTTTTATTAAAGATGGACAGCTTTATAACGAAATTTATCGAGGAGATAATCGCCAGGCATTTTTCCAAAAAATCATTGATATGCTGGCATTGCTAGGGGGGAATAGTCATGACCTTTCGACAATTCGCCTTTAG
- a CDS encoding sensor histidine kinase, whose product MKLFIKEQIPLILVYIAQLGLILFVFWLDGYRDYSISLYAAILSSCLLVGYLIYRYLTHRNFYKRLEEPHASLSEFIEEGSRAPLAAGLHLLLKSQYRQYQNGLHHYQHKLKNHIQFINQWVHQMKTPLSVMHLMIQDEDDPRFTAIGDELDRMKKGLDMVLYTARLDEFEHDFYVELLSLEEVVRSVTSSQKRLFIRNRVFPSLQLEEGLRITSDEKWLSFVLTQIITNAVRYTKEENQKIFVKGYKRGAKVILEIQDQGVGIPKSDLPRVFDPYFTGENGRNFQESTGMGLFLVKQICDKLGHRVEIESMLNRGTTVRIIF is encoded by the coding sequence TTGAAACTTTTCATAAAAGAACAGATACCTTTAATTTTAGTGTATATAGCTCAACTGGGACTTATATTGTTTGTTTTTTGGCTGGATGGGTATCGAGATTATTCCATTAGTCTTTATGCGGCAATTCTTAGCAGCTGCTTGCTAGTGGGGTATTTGATTTATCGATATTTAACACATCGGAACTTTTATAAGCGTCTGGAAGAACCACATGCATCATTGAGTGAGTTTATTGAGGAAGGTTCTAGAGCGCCATTAGCAGCTGGTCTACATCTATTATTGAAAAGTCAATATCGTCAGTATCAAAATGGTTTACATCATTATCAGCATAAATTAAAGAATCATATTCAGTTTATTAATCAATGGGTTCACCAAATGAAAACCCCCTTATCTGTTATGCATTTAATGATCCAAGATGAGGATGATCCCCGATTTACAGCAATCGGTGATGAACTAGATCGTATGAAAAAAGGCTTAGATATGGTCTTATATACAGCCCGCCTAGATGAATTTGAACATGACTTTTACGTTGAATTGCTTTCCTTAGAAGAGGTCGTGCGTTCAGTTACATCCAGCCAAAAACGGCTATTTATCCGAAATCGTGTTTTTCCTTCCTTGCAATTGGAAGAAGGGTTAAGAATAACGTCAGATGAAAAATGGCTTTCTTTTGTTTTAACTCAGATTATTACAAATGCAGTAAGGTATACAAAGGAAGAGAATCAGAAAATTTTCGTAAAAGGGTATAAACGTGGAGCGAAGGTTATTTTAGAAATTCAGGACCAGGGTGTAGGAATCCCTAAGAGTGACTTGCCTAGAGTTTTTGATCCCTACTTTACGGGTGAAAATGGACGAAACTTCCAAGAGTCAACCGGAATGGGGCTTTTTCTGGTTAAGCAAATATGCGATAAACTAGGGCACAGAGTAGAGATTGAATCAATGTTAAATAGAGGGACAACTGTAAGAATTATTTTCTAA
- a CDS encoding response regulator transcription factor, translating to MFKIFIVEDDKQLVTLLEDHLHKFGFDTQSVEIFDSVLDQFEMYSPHLVLLDVNLPKFDGYYWCRQIRKVSTCPIIFISAREGKMDQVMALENGADDYITKPFDYDIAVAKINSHLRRAYGELASAHGNRTIDIGGLKLDTERLTLTYQNHKVEISHTEAKIIEELMRKSERVVSRDRLLEKIWDDQVFVDDNTLNVYITRVRKKLLALKIEDALQTIRGQGYRLSPNWGMQS from the coding sequence ATGTTTAAAATTTTTATCGTTGAAGATGATAAACAACTTGTTACCTTGCTTGAGGACCATTTACATAAATTCGGTTTTGATACTCAGTCAGTTGAAATCTTTGATAGTGTTTTAGATCAATTTGAAATGTATTCCCCTCATCTCGTCTTGCTTGATGTTAATTTACCTAAATTCGATGGTTATTATTGGTGCCGTCAAATTCGTAAGGTATCCACCTGTCCTATTATTTTTATTTCAGCTAGGGAAGGAAAAATGGACCAGGTGATGGCTCTTGAAAATGGAGCTGATGATTACATCACAAAACCATTTGATTACGACATTGCAGTAGCAAAAATCAACAGCCACCTTCGTCGCGCTTATGGGGAACTTGCTAGTGCCCATGGTAATCGAACGATCGATATAGGTGGCTTAAAACTAGATACTGAAAGATTAACTCTGACCTATCAAAATCATAAGGTAGAAATCAGCCATACAGAGGCTAAAATTATAGAAGAATTAATGAGAAAGTCGGAGAGGGTCGTCAGCCGCGATCGCTTGCTAGAAAAAATTTGGGATGATCAAGTTTTTGTTGATGACAATACATTAAATGTTTATATCACCCGTGTACGGAAGAAGTTATTGGCATTAAAAATTGAGGATGCATTGCAAACGATTCGTGGACAAGGATATCGCCTTTCACCTAATTGGGGTATGCAGTCTTGA
- a CDS encoding fumarylacetoacetate hydrolase family protein, protein MKLVTINKEGKHVLGVKVEKCLIDLDEALKVSPNNQVHTNIMDVIAGGHKATTALENYIANLPTEENRTTYLKNEEEVEWGPCVTEPNKIICVGLNYRKHADETNSPYPEVPILFSKFNNALTGHKCEIAVPKVTQRLDYEVELGVVIGKEAKYVSKERALDYVFGYCTANDLSARDLQKRTNQWLLGKTCDDFSPIGPYLVTADEVGNPNNLQLKTFVNGEKRQDSNTSDMIFYVDEIVSYISQHMTLTPGDVILTGTPAGVIIGYPREKRVYLKPGDVITVEVEKLGTLTNRLIEEK, encoded by the coding sequence ATGAAACTAGTAACAATTAATAAAGAAGGCAAACATGTGTTAGGCGTAAAAGTGGAGAAGTGCCTCATTGACCTTGATGAGGCATTAAAAGTTAGCCCCAATAATCAGGTACATACAAATATTATGGACGTAATCGCAGGCGGTCATAAAGCCACTACTGCACTCGAGAACTATATAGCAAATCTGCCAACAGAAGAAAATAGAACAACTTATCTTAAAAATGAAGAAGAAGTTGAATGGGGTCCTTGTGTTACAGAACCAAACAAAATTATTTGTGTGGGTTTAAACTATCGTAAACATGCGGATGAAACAAATTCTCCATATCCAGAAGTACCCATATTATTTAGTAAATTTAATAATGCATTAACAGGGCATAAATGTGAGATTGCTGTGCCAAAGGTAACACAAAGGCTGGATTACGAAGTGGAATTAGGAGTAGTAATTGGGAAGGAAGCAAAGTATGTAAGTAAAGAAAGGGCATTAGATTATGTATTTGGCTACTGTACAGCTAATGATTTATCAGCGCGTGACCTCCAGAAAAGGACAAACCAATGGTTACTTGGAAAAACATGCGATGACTTCAGTCCAATAGGTCCTTATCTCGTAACAGCAGATGAAGTTGGTAATCCTAACAATTTACAATTAAAAACCTTTGTAAATGGTGAAAAACGTCAAGATTCCAATACATCTGATATGATTTTTTATGTAGATGAAATTGTCAGCTATATTTCGCAGCATATGACTCTTACACCTGGTGATGTGATCCTTACTGGAACTCCAGCCGGTGTGATCATAGGCTACCCACGGGAAAAGAGAGTTTACCTAAAGCCTGGTGATGTAATAACCGTTGAAGTAGAAAAATTAGGTACTTTAACGAATAGATTAATCGAAGAAAAATAA